ATCTTTCAATGCTGTTTCTGTGCCTTCTAAAAAGCGGATGTCCTCGCTATTAACGTATAAGTTTAAGAAGCGTCTTGGTTTGCCCTCCTCATCACATAAACGCGATTTAATACCTGGACAAGCTTGCTCTAAAGAATCGAATAACTCAGAAATGTTGTTACCACTACATTCTAGAGTAGGTTGGTTATTTGTAAATTTTTGCAGAGCAGTGGGAACTAAAACTGTGACGGCCATAGTCTAAAGATTAATTTTTAGTTTTCAGTTGAGAGTTGGTAGGGCTTTAGCAATGCTCATTGGAGTCAACTTAACGTAAAAGCCTTGTAAAAAGAGGATTTCACTCTTCTCGTTCTCCTCGTTCCCATACTCTGTATGGGAATGAAT
The genomic region above belongs to Anabaena sphaerica FACHB-251 and contains:
- a CDS encoding MoaD/ThiS family protein, whose translation is MAVTVLVPTALQKFTNNQPTLECSGNNISELFDSLEQACPGIKSRLCDEEGKPRRFLNLYVNSEDIRFLEGTETALKDGDEVSIVPAVAGG